A part of Melittangium boletus DSM 14713 genomic DNA contains:
- a CDS encoding hemopexin repeat-containing protein, producing the protein MPKTTRADHPESPVKAGARDGADLATPPSLPEVLPVPAKQETAAGHKTSSKEPRPLPGLEVVGRGIHLRPYQPYSLAQLLFRRKEFRPISFKETRDSYSLPVGYEVNDSPPFPMNESLNQVLIEESWDRFETQMSMDASLTLSNTPFSVSASSGWNNRLRSEQDAYYAVRSSFVPLWTVYIPDPSDCIEEIREPSIPAPFSHRHRRAYDEFFGRYGSHYVRRAWVGGKSTLIFTVLKSSSLSKEDIQAGIKASFGGQDSASNMKGEASREKLKNSSQCTVIGKGGDEVSLAAMSSLDAQAYDGWLKTIPKNPQVIELDVAGIWTLVRDPNKAAALMEAYKESVSFDPITAVFELGREIYFLRGSWFVRYDRDKKVTQVPQPLSDLMPNLEEHGFDRIDTAFRGKDLVSPSGEKLDRKLFIFRHNRFIRFDVDTRQMDAGYPRLISEGWPGVPFDRIDAVLVTGHDTVYFFLGNQYVRFNPLKNRVDEGYPQPLSKRWVGVTFDRLDAAMYWGSGQAYFFKGNQQIRYDLANYRADPGFPKYIIGNYVEDWKFVDD; encoded by the coding sequence GTGCCAAAAACCACTCGCGCCGACCACCCCGAGTCGCCCGTCAAGGCAGGAGCGCGCGACGGCGCCGACCTCGCGACTCCTCCCTCCCTCCCGGAAGTGCTCCCCGTTCCCGCCAAACAGGAGACCGCCGCCGGGCACAAGACTTCCAGCAAGGAGCCGCGCCCCCTTCCGGGGCTGGAAGTCGTGGGGCGTGGCATCCACCTGCGGCCCTACCAACCCTATTCCCTGGCTCAGCTCCTCTTCAGGAGGAAAGAATTCCGCCCCATCAGCTTCAAGGAAACCCGGGACAGCTATTCGCTGCCGGTGGGCTACGAGGTCAATGACAGCCCTCCGTTCCCGATGAACGAGTCCCTCAACCAGGTGCTCATCGAGGAGTCGTGGGACCGCTTCGAGACGCAGATGAGCATGGACGCGAGCCTCACGCTCAGCAACACCCCCTTCAGCGTCAGTGCCAGCAGTGGCTGGAACAATCGGCTGCGCTCCGAGCAGGACGCCTACTACGCCGTGCGCAGTTCCTTCGTCCCGCTGTGGACGGTCTACATTCCCGATCCGAGTGATTGCATCGAGGAGATCCGCGAGCCTTCCATCCCCGCGCCCTTCTCGCACAGACACCGCAGGGCCTACGATGAGTTCTTCGGCCGCTATGGCTCGCACTACGTGCGGAGAGCCTGGGTGGGGGGCAAGTCCACGCTGATCTTCACCGTGCTCAAGTCCTCGAGCCTGAGCAAGGAGGATATCCAGGCGGGCATCAAGGCGAGCTTCGGCGGGCAGGACAGCGCTTCCAACATGAAGGGAGAGGCGAGCCGAGAGAAGCTCAAGAACAGCTCGCAGTGCACCGTCATCGGCAAGGGGGGCGACGAGGTGTCGCTCGCGGCCATGAGCTCGCTCGACGCGCAGGCCTATGACGGGTGGTTGAAGACAATCCCGAAGAACCCCCAGGTGATCGAGCTGGACGTGGCGGGAATCTGGACCCTGGTCCGGGATCCGAACAAGGCCGCTGCCCTCATGGAGGCCTACAAGGAGTCGGTGTCGTTCGACCCCATCACCGCGGTGTTCGAGCTGGGGCGGGAGATCTACTTCCTGCGCGGGAGCTGGTTCGTCCGCTATGACCGCGACAAGAAGGTGACCCAGGTCCCCCAACCCCTTTCCGACCTCATGCCGAACCTGGAGGAACACGGGTTCGACCGGATCGACACCGCCTTCCGGGGAAAGGATCTGGTGTCCCCGAGCGGAGAGAAGCTGGACAGGAAGCTCTTCATCTTCAGACACAACCGCTTCATCCGCTTCGACGTCGACACCCGCCAGATGGACGCCGGCTACCCCCGGCTCATCTCCGAGGGCTGGCCGGGGGTGCCCTTCGATCGCATCGACGCGGTGTTGGTGACGGGACACGATACGGTCTACTTCTTCCTGGGCAACCAGTACGTCCGCTTCAACCCCTTGAAGAACCGCGTCGACGAGGGCTACCCCCAGCCCCTCAGCAAGCGCTGGGTGGGCGTGACGTTCGATCGCCTCGATGCCGCCATGTATTGGGGAAGCGGTCAGGCGTACTTCTTCAAGGGCAATCAGCAGATCCGCTATGATCTCGCCAACTACCGCGCGGATCCTGGGTTCCCCAAATACATCATTGGTAACTATGTCGAGGACTGGAAGTTCGTCGATGACTAG
- a CDS encoding EF-hand domain-containing protein: MALAQPRLASASIPKGVFVKTDLQARKFNHVFKWFDQNGDGWVTQDDVETMAGLFSAVAEENDQKNRSAMKRGFPHWWTLLLDAREDKASERIGKQEFIRIMDAVVIAPKNFEIAVVGIVDGLLGALDRDGNGSLSREEYVRMYEALGIPPTTSGEAFRRLDRNGDGELSHSEFHQAIVEYYLSSDPNAPGNWLLGSLDALD, encoded by the coding sequence ATGGCACTCGCGCAACCACGGCTGGCTTCAGCCTCAATCCCCAAAGGTGTCTTCGTGAAAACGGACTTGCAGGCCAGGAAGTTCAACCACGTATTCAAGTGGTTCGACCAGAATGGCGATGGATGGGTCACCCAGGACGATGTCGAGACGATGGCCGGGCTGTTCAGCGCCGTGGCGGAGGAGAATGATCAGAAGAACAGGAGCGCGATGAAGAGGGGATTCCCGCACTGGTGGACCCTCCTGCTGGATGCCCGTGAGGACAAGGCCAGCGAGAGGATCGGGAAGCAGGAGTTCATCCGCATCATGGATGCTGTCGTGATCGCTCCGAAGAACTTCGAGATCGCCGTGGTCGGCATCGTCGACGGGTTGCTGGGCGCGCTTGACCGCGACGGCAATGGCAGCCTCTCGCGCGAGGAGTACGTGCGGATGTACGAGGCGCTTGGAATCCCTCCGACCACCTCCGGCGAGGCCTTCAGGCGGCTCGACCGGAACGGTGACGGCGAGCTCAGTCATTCGGAGTTCCATCAGGCCATCGTCGAGTACTACCTGAGCTCGGATCCGAACGCTCCCGGCAACTGGCTGCTGGGTTCCCTGGATGCACTCGATTGA
- a CDS encoding PspC family transcriptional regulator, whose translation MGIKLGGASNLFKGGNKVPSFKPSTPKPDAKPQFSPRPDINGNKPGAKPDAKPQFSPRPDINGNKPGAKPDAKPEFSPRPDINGNKPGAKPDAKPEFSPRPDINGNKPGLNRPGFDPGNLSPNMPGSRLGGAVDAFGGVAQGVAGLAGAGLDIASTVGMMAPQLMGPMGPMGMGQQMMPPMMDPMAAAGLGQGFGGAPMMDPYAAAGGLPPELAGAPMMDPYAAAGGLPPELAGAPMMDPYAAAGGLPPELAGAPMMDPYAAAGGVPAGIGGALPTAAEALAPSAGASSQSGLGGLFDTVANAVSSVTQVAEAVTNLVNQVGGGAASAVPTLLGAAGLNPQDTQQTAVF comes from the coding sequence ATGGGCATCAAACTCGGTGGTGCGAGCAACCTCTTCAAGGGCGGCAACAAGGTTCCTAGCTTCAAGCCCAGCACGCCCAAGCCGGACGCGAAGCCCCAGTTCTCGCCGCGCCCCGACATCAATGGCAACAAGCCGGGCGCCAAGCCGGACGCGAAGCCCCAGTTCTCGCCGCGCCCCGACATCAACGGCAACAAGCCGGGTGCCAAGCCGGACGCGAAGCCCGAGTTCTCGCCCCGTCCCGACATCAACGGCAACAAGCCGGGTGCCAAGCCGGACGCGAAGCCCGAGTTCTCGCCCCGTCCCGACATCAACGGCAACAAGCCGGGCCTGAACCGTCCCGGCTTCGACCCGGGCAACCTCAGCCCCAACATGCCGGGCAGCCGGCTGGGCGGCGCGGTGGATGCCTTCGGCGGAGTTGCCCAGGGTGTCGCCGGGCTGGCCGGGGCCGGCCTCGATATCGCCTCCACCGTCGGCATGATGGCGCCCCAGCTGATGGGCCCCATGGGTCCCATGGGAATGGGTCAGCAGATGATGCCGCCGATGATGGACCCCATGGCGGCCGCGGGCTTGGGCCAGGGCTTCGGTGGGGCGCCGATGATGGACCCGTACGCCGCCGCGGGTGGCCTGCCGCCGGAGCTGGCCGGGGCGCCGATGATGGACCCGTACGCCGCCGCGGGTGGCCTGCCGCCGGAGCTGGCCGGGGCGCCGATGATGGACCCGTATGCCGCCGCGGGTGGCCTGCCGCCGGAGCTGGCCGGGGCGCCGATGATGGACCCGTACGCCGCCGCCGGAGGCGTGCCCGCCGGTATCGGCGGGGCGCTGCCCACTGCGGCCGAGGCCCTGGCCCCCAGCGCGGGTGCCAGCAGCCAGTCCGGGCTGGGCGGCCTGTTCGACACGGTGGCCAACGCCGTCTCCTCCGTGACCCAGGTGGCCGAGGCCGTGACGAACCTGGTGAACCAGGTCGGTGGTGGCGCCGCCAGCGCCGTGCCCACGCTGCTCGGCGCCGCCGGGTTGAACCCGCAGGACACGCAGCAGACCGCGGTGTTCTGA
- a CDS encoding GNAT family N-acetyltransferase, with the protein MSTQVPPTPPRPSRSSQRIRPYQAEDWDAVYDICVRTGAMGEDARGLLADASLLPDIYAGPYLTFEPNLAFVVEDAGRVVGYTLGTANTAAFIETWRERWLPRVASRYPPPVEPTRTTDEWLVSTLHHPERMLTPEIAPYPAHLHLDLLPEARGGGNGRRLLEAFFLAAAAAGAHSVHMGTNAQAAPFFARMGFARLPEADHNNLVFFHGLTGPLPSARAGT; encoded by the coding sequence ATGTCCACCCAGGTCCCTCCCACCCCGCCTCGTCCCTCGCGCTCGTCTCAGCGGATTCGTCCCTACCAGGCAGAAGACTGGGACGCGGTGTACGACATCTGTGTGCGCACGGGCGCCATGGGAGAGGACGCGCGGGGCCTGCTCGCCGACGCCTCCTTGTTGCCGGACATCTACGCCGGTCCCTACCTGACCTTCGAGCCGAACCTGGCCTTCGTGGTCGAGGACGCGGGCCGCGTGGTGGGGTACACGCTGGGGACCGCCAACACCGCGGCGTTCATCGAGACGTGGCGTGAGCGATGGTTGCCGCGCGTGGCCTCGCGCTACCCGCCCCCCGTGGAGCCGACCCGCACCACCGACGAGTGGTTGGTCTCCACGCTGCACCATCCCGAGCGAATGCTCACCCCCGAGATCGCCCCCTATCCGGCGCACCTGCACCTGGACCTGCTGCCCGAGGCGCGGGGAGGGGGGAACGGCCGACGACTCCTCGAGGCCTTCTTCCTCGCGGCGGCCGCGGCGGGAGCCCACTCCGTGCACATGGGAACGAACGCCCAGGCGGCGCCCTTCTTCGCGCGGATGGGGTTCGCGCGGCTCCCGGAGGCGGACCACAACAACCTCGTCTTCTTCCACGGCCTCACGGGGCCGCTGCCCTCCGCGAGAGCCGGCACTTGA
- a CDS encoding glycosyltransferase: protein MIYLLLLLTGVSALYLMNLAVLLRRVMRALPRITRLEAPAPARWPRVSMIMPARDEARTLEPAMRSKLGNSYPELELVLVNDRSTDATGSLADRFAQEEPRLQVVHIEQLPADWLGKVHAMQRGLERASGEWILFSDADVHLAPKALERIVAYAEHEGLERIGRREAVLRGRAGAEGPRRAADGCRPSCEPGRCRGQAASLGMPAQAALP, encoded by the coding sequence ATGATCTATCTCCTCCTGCTGCTCACTGGGGTCAGTGCCCTCTATCTGATGAACCTGGCGGTCCTGCTGCGCCGGGTGATGCGGGCACTGCCCCGAATCACGCGACTGGAGGCACCGGCACCCGCGCGGTGGCCGCGGGTGTCGATGATCATGCCCGCGCGCGACGAAGCGCGCACGTTGGAGCCCGCCATGCGCTCCAAGCTGGGCAACTCCTATCCCGAGCTCGAGCTGGTCCTGGTGAATGACCGCTCGACGGATGCGACGGGCTCCCTGGCCGATCGCTTCGCCCAGGAGGAGCCCCGGCTCCAGGTGGTCCACATCGAGCAGCTCCCCGCGGACTGGCTGGGAAAGGTCCATGCCATGCAGCGGGGATTGGAGCGCGCGAGCGGCGAGTGGATTCTCTTCAGCGACGCGGATGTCCACCTCGCGCCCAAGGCCCTGGAGCGGATCGTCGCCTACGCGGAGCACGAGGGACTCGAGCGTATAGGCAGGAGAGAGGCCGTGTTGAGGGGGAGGGCAGGTGCAGAGGGGCCGAGGAGGGCCGCTGACGGGTGCCGGCCGAGCTGTGAGCCGGGCCGGTGCAGAGGCCAAGCAGCCTCCTTGGGCATGCCTGCCCAGGCTGCCCTCCCATGA
- a CDS encoding acyl-CoA/acyl-ACP dehydrogenase: MYSSGLREQSAHQEEHFSIEALQLLLGRLEGPAEEPVGLAPARGLQQLLSGGFGALPLPGRGQTLLRWRALAAVAAVDLGLIKLFEGHTDALAILAELGAEPPPAGSSWGVWASEPPQARVRVSGRADGRVELSGRKAWCSGAPQVSHALVTAWDAEERQCLVAVAMKQAGVRVTKEGWHAVGMASSASVDVLFEGAVGTRVGPPGGYTARPGFWQGGAGIAACWYGAAAAVGETLRAHCARREEPHARAHLGAVDTALGGARALLREAAAWIDAHPREDASLVAWRARAGVEAAAELVLRHTGRAVGAGPYCRDARVARRMADLPVFLRQSHAERDLEALAGLVVKEGAGGWSL, translated from the coding sequence ATGTACTCCAGCGGTCTTCGCGAGCAGTCGGCGCACCAGGAAGAACACTTCTCAATCGAGGCACTCCAGTTGCTTCTGGGGCGACTGGAGGGCCCTGCGGAGGAGCCCGTGGGGCTCGCTCCGGCGCGTGGGCTCCAGCAACTCCTCTCCGGGGGCTTCGGGGCGCTGCCGCTGCCCGGGCGGGGCCAGACCCTGCTGCGGTGGCGGGCCCTGGCGGCGGTGGCGGCGGTGGACCTGGGCCTCATCAAGCTGTTCGAGGGTCATACGGATGCGCTCGCCATCCTGGCGGAGCTGGGCGCCGAGCCGCCTCCGGCCGGGAGCAGTTGGGGCGTCTGGGCCTCCGAGCCTCCCCAGGCCCGGGTGCGGGTGAGCGGACGCGCGGACGGTCGGGTGGAGCTGTCCGGCCGTAAGGCGTGGTGCTCGGGGGCGCCGCAGGTCAGCCATGCGCTGGTGACGGCCTGGGACGCCGAGGAGCGTCAGTGCCTCGTGGCGGTGGCGATGAAGCAGGCGGGCGTGCGCGTGACGAAGGAGGGGTGGCACGCGGTGGGAATGGCGTCCTCGGCCAGCGTGGACGTGCTCTTCGAGGGCGCGGTGGGCACGCGCGTGGGCCCGCCGGGCGGCTACACGGCGCGGCCGGGTTTCTGGCAGGGCGGCGCGGGCATCGCCGCGTGCTGGTATGGCGCGGCGGCGGCGGTGGGCGAGACGCTGCGCGCGCACTGTGCCCGGCGCGAGGAGCCCCACGCCCGCGCGCACCTGGGCGCGGTGGACACCGCCCTCGGTGGAGCGCGGGCGCTGTTGCGTGAGGCCGCGGCGTGGATCGATGCGCATCCCCGGGAGGATGCGTCGCTCGTCGCCTGGCGGGCGCGAGCCGGGGTGGAGGCCGCGGCGGAGCTCGTGCTGCGGCACACGGGCCGGGCCGTGGGCGCGGGTCCCTACTGTCGGGACGCGCGGGTGGCCCGGCGGATGGCGGACCTGCCGGTGTTCTTGCGCCAGAGCCACGCGGAGCGGGACCTGGAGGCCCTGGCGGGACTCGTGGTGAAGGAAGGAGCGGGTGGATGGAGCCTGTGA
- a CDS encoding PIG-L deacetylase family protein — protein sequence MEPVNSRRILDEGTSARDWEAWSGLDVLPSLEPALLVPEGRRAVIVAPHPDDEVLGTGGLLARLGRLGRDVLVLAVTDGTASHPGSTSWPVERLARTRPRETQEALHRLGLGGARVERVGIPDGAVTENEERLVEWLGARLRPDDVVLATWRLDGHPDHEAVGRAASRACAALDGRCVEFPIWMWHWARPGDTRVPWSRARRIELDEATLALKRRAMEAYVSQLEPDSTTGNPPIVPPYALERLMRPFEVVFT from the coding sequence ATGGAGCCTGTGAATTCGCGGCGCATCCTCGACGAGGGCACCTCGGCTCGGGACTGGGAGGCCTGGAGTGGCCTGGACGTCCTGCCTTCCCTGGAGCCCGCCCTGCTGGTGCCCGAGGGCCGGCGTGCCGTCATCGTCGCGCCCCATCCGGATGACGAGGTGCTCGGGACCGGAGGGCTGCTCGCGCGGCTTGGCCGGCTCGGGCGGGACGTGTTGGTTCTCGCCGTCACGGATGGGACGGCGAGCCATCCGGGGTCCACCTCCTGGCCGGTGGAGCGGCTCGCGCGGACGCGGCCCCGGGAGACGCAGGAGGCGCTGCACCGGCTCGGGCTGGGCGGGGCGCGGGTGGAGCGGGTGGGGATTCCCGATGGCGCCGTCACCGAGAACGAGGAGCGGCTGGTGGAGTGGTTGGGCGCGCGGCTTCGTCCGGACGACGTGGTGCTGGCCACGTGGCGCCTGGATGGACACCCGGACCATGAGGCGGTGGGGCGGGCGGCGTCGCGGGCGTGTGCGGCGTTGGACGGCCGCTGCGTGGAGTTCCCCATCTGGATGTGGCACTGGGCCCGGCCCGGAGACACGCGGGTGCCCTGGTCCCGGGCGCGGCGCATCGAGTTGGACGAGGCCACGCTCGCGCTCAAGCGCCGGGCCATGGAGGCGTACGTGAGCCAGTTGGAGCCGGATTCCACCACGGGAAACCCGCCCATCGTGCCCCCTTACGCGCTCGAGCGGTTGATGCGGCCCTTCGAGGTGGTGTTCACATGA
- a CDS encoding site-specific integrase, with product MFVLRKMVQGRAYTVYLDARSETEAEAELALFLRDPEGYRTRQEARQLKQEAAVYLTAETVGRFLESMRNAGTTARYVGNVGFYLATWAEALAGRDLRTVSLQELLRELARHPTGRKNRITALKSFASWLREQGALSLAEDPTVSLKVPVTRPEKAMREKGYSIETTERLYRALSGWEFKNFNQEATRRMTDVQCVRDVLCIHAKTGMHGTEIERLARGEGKVAVLEEPGEIAATVTFIHKSGNVHRQSIDRQTLAAVQRLQARGAAPVDSHIRRVVGRACKKLGIEPVRLGEYRHSFVTWASECGQEVRPKTGGLPLAAIAAVVGHHSANTTKRFYDNVKVPPMIKIPIRLEHPEDPVWLPVRAAALRLVESA from the coding sequence GTGTTCGTGCTGCGTAAGATGGTCCAGGGACGCGCCTATACGGTCTATCTGGACGCGCGCAGCGAAACCGAGGCGGAAGCCGAATTGGCGCTGTTCCTGCGCGATCCGGAGGGCTATCGGACGCGCCAGGAGGCACGGCAGCTCAAGCAGGAGGCCGCCGTCTACCTCACGGCGGAGACCGTGGGCCGGTTCCTGGAGTCGATGCGGAATGCGGGCACCACGGCGCGCTACGTGGGCAACGTGGGCTTCTACCTCGCGACGTGGGCCGAAGCCCTGGCAGGCCGAGACTTGCGCACGGTGAGCCTCCAGGAACTTCTACGCGAGTTGGCGCGGCACCCCACGGGCCGCAAGAACCGGATAACTGCGCTCAAATCATTTGCCTCCTGGCTCAGGGAGCAAGGGGCACTGTCCCTGGCGGAGGACCCCACCGTGTCTCTCAAGGTGCCGGTGACCCGGCCCGAGAAGGCGATGAGGGAGAAGGGCTACAGCATTGAGACCACCGAGCGGCTCTACCGGGCCCTCAGCGGGTGGGAGTTCAAGAACTTCAACCAGGAGGCCACGCGGCGCATGACGGATGTGCAATGCGTGCGGGACGTGCTGTGCATCCACGCGAAGACAGGCATGCACGGCACGGAGATAGAGCGACTGGCCCGAGGAGAGGGCAAGGTGGCTGTGCTGGAGGAGCCGGGAGAAATCGCCGCGACGGTGACGTTCATCCACAAGAGCGGGAATGTGCATCGCCAGAGCATCGACCGGCAAACGCTGGCGGCAGTGCAGAGGCTGCAAGCACGAGGGGCGGCGCCCGTGGATAGCCATATCCGGCGGGTGGTAGGACGCGCTTGCAAGAAGTTGGGGATAGAGCCGGTGCGCTTGGGAGAGTATCGGCATAGCTTCGTGACGTGGGCGTCGGAGTGCGGTCAGGAGGTGAGACCCAAGACAGGGGGACTGCCCCTGGCAGCGATTGCCGCCGTGGTGGGCCACCACTCCGCGAACACCACCAAGCGCTTCTATGACAACGTGAAAGTGCCCCCGATGATCAAAATCCCCATCAGGCTGGAGCACCCCGAGGATCCGGTGTGGCTGCCGGTGAGGGCCGCCGCGCTCAGGCTCGTCGAATCAGCTTGA